One genomic window of Mesoplodon densirostris isolate mMesDen1 chromosome 14, mMesDen1 primary haplotype, whole genome shotgun sequence includes the following:
- the LOC132501508 gene encoding heterogeneous nuclear ribonucleoprotein D-like, giving the protein MEDMNEYSNIEEFAEGSKINASKNQQDDGKMFIGGLSWDTSKKDLTEYLSRFGEVVDCTIKTDPVTGRSRGFGFVLFKDAASVDKVLEMKEHKLDGKLIDPKRAKALKGKEPPKKVFVGGLSPDTSEEQIKEYFGAFGEIENIELPMDTKTNERRGFCFITYTDEEPVKKLLESRYHQIGSGKCEIKVAQPKEVYRQQQQQQKGGRGAAAGGRGGTRGRGRGQGQNWNQGFNNYYDQGYGNYNSAYGGDQNYSGYGGYDYTGYNYGNYGYGQGYTDYSGQQSTYGKASRGGGNHQNNYQPY; this is encoded by the coding sequence ATGGAAGACATGAACGAGTACAGCAACATAGAGGAATTTGCAGAGGGATCTAAGATCAACGCGAGCAAGAATCAGCAGGATGACGGTAAAATGTTTATTGGAGGCTTGAGCTGGGATACAAGCAAGAAAGATCTGACTGAATATTTGTCTCGATTTGGGGAAGTTGTAGACTGCACAATTAAAACAGATCCAGTCACTGGAAGATCAAGAGGATTTGGATTTGTGCTTTTCAAAGATGCTGCTAGTGTTGATAAGGTTTTGGAAATGAAAGAACACAAGCTGGATGGCAAATTGATAGACCCTAAAAGAGCCAAAGCTTTAAAAGGGAAGGAACCCCCTAAAAAGGTTTTTGTGGGTGGATTGAGCCCAGATACTTCAGaagaacaaattaaagaatattttggagCCTTTGGAGAGATTGAAAATATTGAACTTcccatggatacaaaaacaaatgagAGAAGAGGATTTTGTTTTATTACATATACAGACGAAGAGCCAGTAAAGAAATTGTTAGAAAGCAGATACCATCAAATTGGTTCTGGGAAGTGTGAAATCAAAGTTGCACAACCCAAAGAGGTATATAggcagcaacagcaacaacaaaaaggaggaagaggtgcTGCAGCTGGTGGACGAGGTGGTACTAGGGGTCGTGGCCGAGGTCAGGGCCAAAACTGGAACCAAGGATTTAATAACTATTATGATCAAGGATATGGAAATTACAATAGTGCCTATGGTGGTGATCAAAACTATAGTGGCTATGGCGGCTATGATTATACTGGGTATAACTATGGGAACTATGGATATGGACAGGGATATACAGACTACAGTGGCCAACAGAGCACTTACGGCAAGGCATCTCGAGGGGGTGGCAATCACCAAAATAATTACCAACCATACTAA